Proteins encoded within one genomic window of Ammospiza caudacuta isolate bAmmCau1 chromosome 37, bAmmCau1.pri, whole genome shotgun sequence:
- the MYL11 gene encoding myosin regulatory light chain 11, producing MFDQTQIQEFKEAFTVIDQNRDGIIDKDDLRETFAAMGRLNVKNEELDAMIKEASGPINFTVFLTMFGEKLKGADPEDVIMGAFKVLDPDGKGSIKKSFLEELLTTQCDRFTPEEIKNMWAAFPPDVAGNVDYKNICYVITHGEDKEGE from the exons ATGTTCGACCAGACCCAGATCCAGGAGTTCAaggag GCGTTCACGGTGATCGATCAGAACCGCGACGGGATCATCGATAAGGACGATCTGCGCGAGACCTTCGCCGCCATGG GGCGGCTGAACGTGAAGAACGAGGAGCTGGACGCGATGATCAAAGAGGCCTCGGGGCCGATCAACTTCACCGTGTTCCTCACCATGTTCGGGGAGAAACTCAAGG GGGCGGATCCCGAGGACGTCATCATGGGCGCCTTCAAGGTGCTGGACCCGGACGGGAAAGGGTCAATCAAAAAGAGCTT cctggaggagctgctgacgACGCAGTGCGACCGCTTCACCCCCGAGGAG ATCAAGAACATGTGGGCGGCGTTTCCGCCGGACGTGGCGGGGAACGTGGATTACAAGAACATTTGTTACGTCATCACCCACGGCGAGGACAAGGAGGGCGAgtag
- the CDIPT gene encoding CDP-diacylglycerol--inositol 3-phosphatidyltransferase isoform X1 — translation MGGEDVRSVFLFVPNLIGYARILLAAVSFWLMPTRPGPAAACYGLAGLLDAVDGHAARVLGQGSRLGAMLDMLTDRLSSLCLLLNLALLYPQWAGLFQLSMALDVASHWLHMHCSTLQGASSHKSVGGEGHPLLRRYYQSRPLLFLLCAGNEGFHCCLYLLYWGEGPKPFPGSPGLFRLLLWLSAPLAALKSFLNLLQLGGALRGVAALDAAERARKGS, via the exons GGTACGCCCGCATCCTGCTGGCCGCCGTCTCCTTCTGGCTGATGCCGAcccggccgggccccgcggcCGCCTGCTACGGCCTGGCCGGACTGCTGGACGCCGTGGACGGACACGCGGCCAGAGTGCTCGGACAGg gCTCGCGGCTGGGGGCCATGTTGGACATGCTGACGGAcaggctgagctccctgtgcctgctgctcaaCCTGGCGCTGCTCTACCCGCAGTGGGCGGGGctcttccagctcagcatgGCGCTCGACGTCGCCAGCCATTGGCTGCACATGCACTG ctCCACCCTCCAGGGGGCGTCGTCGCACAAGAGCgtggggggggaggggcacCCCCTGCTGAGGCGCTACTACCAGAGCAGG cccctcctcttcctcctgtgcGCCGGAAATGAGGGATTCCATTGCTGCCTGTACCTGCTGTACTGGGGAGAGGGCCCAAAAC CGTTCCCGGGCTCGCCGGGGCTGTTCCGGCTCCTCCTGTGGCTCTCGGCCCCTTTGGCCGCCCTCAAATCCTTCCTGAACCTTCTGCAGCTGGGCGGGGCCCTGAGGGGCGTGGCCGCCCTGGACGCGGCCGAGCGGGCCCGGAAAGGCTCCTAA
- the CDIPT gene encoding CDP-diacylglycerol--inositol 3-phosphatidyltransferase isoform X2 — protein sequence MLDMLTDRLSSLCLLLNLALLYPQWAGLFQLSMALDVASHWLHMHCSTLQGASSHKSVGGEGHPLLRRYYQSRPLLFLLCAGNEGFHCCLYLLYWGEGPKPFPGSPGLFRLLLWLSAPLAALKSFLNLLQLGGALRGVAALDAAERARKGS from the exons ATGTTGGACATGCTGACGGAcaggctgagctccctgtgcctgctgctcaaCCTGGCGCTGCTCTACCCGCAGTGGGCGGGGctcttccagctcagcatgGCGCTCGACGTCGCCAGCCATTGGCTGCACATGCACTG ctCCACCCTCCAGGGGGCGTCGTCGCACAAGAGCgtggggggggaggggcacCCCCTGCTGAGGCGCTACTACCAGAGCAGG cccctcctcttcctcctgtgcGCCGGAAATGAGGGATTCCATTGCTGCCTGTACCTGCTGTACTGGGGAGAGGGCCCAAAAC CGTTCCCGGGCTCGCCGGGGCTGTTCCGGCTCCTCCTGTGGCTCTCGGCCCCTTTGGCCGCCCTCAAATCCTTCCTGAACCTTCTGCAGCTGGGCGGGGCCCTGAGGGGCGTGGCCGCCCTGGACGCGGCCGAGCGGGCCCGGAAAGGCTCCTAA